In Bifidobacteriaceae bacterium, the DNA window AGTTCGGCGACCGTTTGCGTGGTGGGCGCGCCCGCCGGGACCATCACCCAGACGGTTCTGGGCGGCTCCAAAGCGGCGACGAGTTCCGGCAGCGAGGCGACGTCCCGCGCCGATTCGGGCGAGCGGTCGTAGCCGACCACCTCAATGCCGGCGGCGCGCAGCCGGGCGACCATGTTGCCGCCCATCCGGCCAAGCCCAATCATTCCCAATCGCATGTCCCTGACCTCCATTCCGGCGCCTGACTCGGCGGAAATAGGTACCGTCCCCGTTTCCGGAACCACCCGGCCCGTTGGCTGAGGTCAGGTTTCGGCCTCGTCGGAGACCTCGTCATCGGCGGCGTAGCGGGCGGCGTATTCCGCGTAAGGATCGTCTTCGGAGCCGGCACCCGACCCCCCACTCAACTCGCGCTCAAGCGCGCGGTAGTCGGTGTCCGGGGTGTAGTACTTGAGCTTACGAGCGACCTTGGTTTGCTTTGCCTTTTGACGGCCCCGCCCCATGTACGTGACCCCCTCGTGCTATCTGGTCGGCATGATCGTATGCGCCTACGTTACAAGATTGTGCCCGGCCAGTCGAGCCGAGCCCGCGGGGCGCCCGCAAATCAGGCGTGGTATTCATCTATCAGCAGAACCGTGCCGCCCGCCACGCCTTTGGCGCCGGCCGTCAGGTCGGCCGCTTTGGCGCCCCTGTCCTCCGCTTCCGCCCGCACGTCCGCGAGCAGCGCCACCCGGCCTATTGGCACGGCCTGTTCGCCCAGGTCCGCCAACGCGGCCGAGGCCGCACCGACCGCCGGTTCGGCCACCACCGCGACCATGCCGATCCCCAGATTGAGGCTGGTTTCGAGATCCGGCCAGCCGACATGCCCGGCGTTGTGCAGGACTTGAAAAACCGGCGGCACCGGCCACGACGCCCGCGACACAACCGCGCCCAACTGGGCTGGCAGCACGCGCGACAGGTTGGCGGCCAACCCGCCGCCGGTGACGTGGGAGAGCGCGTGCAGGTCGGAGCCCAGCCGCCGGGCCAGCTCCAACACGGAGCGGGTGTAGAGGCGGGTCGGCTCAAGCAGTTCTTCGCCCAACGTCCGCCCGAATTCCGGAACCTGCCGGTCCCAGGACCAGCCCAGGTCGTCAACCACCGCTCTGACCAGCGAGAACCCGTTGGAATGCAGTCCGGACGAGGCCAGGCCTAGGATCACGTCGCCCTGACCCACCCGGTCTGGCCCCAGCAGCTCGGATTGTTCGACCACGCCCACGGCCGCGCCGGCTATGTCGTATTCCGACGGCATCATCAAGCCGGGGTGTTCGGCCGTCTCGCCGCCGATCAGCGCGGTGCCGGTGGCCTGGCAGGCGGCCGCGATCCCGGCCACCACCGCCGCGATCCGGGCCGGGTCGACCTTGCCCGTGGCGATGTAGTCGGTCATGAACAGCGGCTTGGCGCCGGTCACCACGATGTCGTCCACCACCATGCCGACCAGGTCGAAGCCGACCGTGTGGTGCACGTCCAGCGCCTGGGCGATCGACAGTTTGGTGCCCACCCCGTCGGTCGAGGTGACAAGCACCGGGTGGTCGTAGTCCTTCAGCGCGGAGGCGTCCCACAGGCCGGCGAATCCGCCCAGGGCACCCAGCACCTGAGGTCCCAGCGTCGCTTTGACTGAGGCGCGCATCAGTTCGACGGCGCGGTCGCCCGCGGCCACGTCGACTCCGGCCCGCGCGTAGGCGTTTGCGGTCATTTACGGATGCTCCAATGCTGTGTGGCCGCCACCGGCCAAAGCGGCGCTGGCCAGCCCGTCGGGGCGGCGGTTCGGGTGGTCGGCGGGGGAGTCCAACAGGTACTTGCCCAGCGCCCTCGACTCGGCTGGGACTTCGATGGGGTATTGGCCGGTGAAACAGGCCGTGCACAGACCGTCCGGGCTTTGCCCGGTCGCCTCGACCAGCCCGGCCAGCGAAATGTAGCCCAGCGAGTCGGCCTCGATCGAAGTCCTGATCTCTTCTGTGGCCAGTCCCGCCGCGATCAGTTCCGCCCGCGTGGCGAAGTCGATCCCGTAGAAACAGGGCCACATCACCGGCGGGCTGGAGATGCGCACATGGACCTCGCGGGCGCCCGCCTCGCGCAGCATCCGGACCACCGCCCGCTGGGTGTTGCCCCGCACAATCGAATCGTCCACCACGATCAGGCGCTTGCCCTTGATCACTTCCTTGAGCGGATTGAGCTTGAGCCGAATGCCGAGTTGGCGGATGGTCTGGGAGGGCTGGATGAACGTCCGGCCCACGTACGCGTTCTTGGTCAGGCCTTGGGCGAAC includes these proteins:
- a CDS encoding DUF3073 domain-containing protein translates to MGRGRQKAKQTKVARKLKYYTPDTDYRALERELSGGSGAGSEDDPYAEYAARYAADDEVSDEAET
- the purM gene encoding phosphoribosylformylglycinamidine cyclo-ligase; this translates as MTANAYARAGVDVAAGDRAVELMRASVKATLGPQVLGALGGFAGLWDASALKDYDHPVLVTSTDGVGTKLSIAQALDVHHTVGFDLVGMVVDDIVVTGAKPLFMTDYIATGKVDPARIAAVVAGIAAACQATGTALIGGETAEHPGLMMPSEYDIAGAAVGVVEQSELLGPDRVGQGDVILGLASSGLHSNGFSLVRAVVDDLGWSWDRQVPEFGRTLGEELLEPTRLYTRSVLELARRLGSDLHALSHVTGGGLAANLSRVLPAQLGAVVSRASWPVPPVFQVLHNAGHVGWPDLETSLNLGIGMVAVVAEPAVGAASAALADLGEQAVPIGRVALLADVRAEAEDRGAKAADLTAGAKGVAGGTVLLIDEYHA